A stretch of Mycobacterium sp. ITM-2016-00316 DNA encodes these proteins:
- a CDS encoding urease subunit gamma, protein MRLTPHEQERLLISYAADLARRRQDRGLRLNHPEAVALITDHILEGARDGRTVSELMVSGRDVLTREQVMDGVPEMLHDVQVEATFPDGTKLVTVHHPIP, encoded by the coding sequence ATGCGTTTAACGCCGCATGAACAAGAGCGGTTACTCATCTCCTACGCGGCCGACCTCGCCCGGCGACGGCAGGACCGAGGGCTGCGGCTGAACCATCCCGAAGCCGTCGCGCTCATCACCGACCACATCCTGGAAGGCGCGCGCGACGGACGCACGGTGTCCGAACTGATGGTCAGTGGCCGCGATGTGCTGACCCGTGAGCAGGTCATGGACGGTGTGCCGGAGATGCTCCATGACGTCCAGGTCGAGGCGACCTTCCCGGACGGCACCAAGCTCGTCACCGTCCACCATCCGATTCCGTGA
- a CDS encoding urease subunit alpha — MTYLSRDRYAALYGPTAGDRIRLADTDLFIEITEDRSGGPELAGDEAVFGGGKVLRESMGQSRATRADGAPDTVITGAVILDYWGIIKADIGIRDGRIVAIGKAGNPDIMSGVHPDLVVGPSTEIISGNGRIVTAGAIDCHVHLICPQIMEEALGGGITTIVAGGTGPAEGSKATTVTPGSWHLARMLEALDTWPLNIALLGKGNTVSHEAMWEQLRGGAAGFKLHEDWGTTPAAIDACLTVSEAAGVQANIHTDTLNEMGFVEDTLAAVKGRSIHAYHTEGAGGGHAPDIITVAGEPNVLPSSTNPTRPHTVNTLDEHLDMLMVCHHLNPRIPEDLAFAESRIRPSTIAAEDLLHDIGAISMIGSDAQAMGRIGEVVLRTWQTAHVMKRRRGFLEGDVRADNNRARRYVAKYTICPAVAHGMDHEIGSVEVGKLADLVLWEPAFFGVRPHAVIKGGMIAWAAMGDANASIPTPQPVLPRPMFGAAPAAAAATSVHFVAPQALEDGLADRLDVKRRLLAVGNVRQVGKAQMPLNDALPRIEVDSDTFTVRIDGEVWQEQPATELPMAQRYFLF; from the coding sequence GTGACCTACCTCTCCCGCGACCGTTACGCCGCCCTGTACGGTCCCACCGCCGGCGACCGGATCAGGCTGGCCGATACCGACCTGTTCATCGAGATCACCGAGGACCGCAGCGGCGGACCGGAATTGGCCGGTGACGAGGCGGTGTTCGGTGGCGGCAAGGTGCTGCGCGAATCGATGGGCCAGAGCCGGGCAACCCGGGCCGACGGTGCGCCGGACACCGTCATCACCGGTGCGGTGATCCTCGACTACTGGGGAATCATCAAGGCCGATATCGGGATCCGCGATGGCCGCATCGTGGCGATCGGCAAGGCGGGCAACCCCGACATCATGTCCGGGGTGCACCCCGACCTGGTGGTCGGCCCGTCCACCGAAATCATCTCCGGCAACGGCCGCATCGTCACCGCGGGTGCGATCGACTGCCACGTCCACCTGATCTGTCCGCAGATCATGGAGGAGGCCCTCGGCGGCGGCATCACCACCATCGTCGCCGGCGGGACCGGGCCGGCGGAGGGCAGCAAGGCCACCACCGTGACGCCCGGCTCCTGGCACCTGGCACGCATGCTGGAAGCGTTGGATACCTGGCCGCTCAACATCGCGCTGTTGGGCAAGGGCAACACCGTCAGCCATGAGGCGATGTGGGAGCAATTACGCGGTGGTGCAGCCGGATTCAAGCTGCACGAGGACTGGGGCACCACGCCCGCCGCGATCGACGCCTGCCTGACCGTGTCCGAGGCCGCCGGCGTGCAGGCCAATATCCACACCGACACGCTCAACGAGATGGGGTTCGTGGAGGACACCCTGGCTGCGGTGAAGGGCCGATCCATCCACGCGTACCACACCGAGGGCGCGGGCGGCGGGCACGCACCAGACATCATCACGGTCGCCGGTGAACCCAACGTGCTGCCGAGTTCGACGAACCCGACCCGCCCGCACACCGTCAACACGCTCGACGAACATCTGGACATGTTGATGGTGTGCCACCACCTCAACCCGCGGATCCCCGAAGATCTCGCGTTCGCGGAAAGCCGGATCCGCCCCTCGACCATCGCCGCAGAGGATCTGCTGCACGATATCGGCGCGATCTCGATGATCGGCAGCGATGCCCAGGCCATGGGGCGTATCGGCGAAGTGGTGCTGCGCACCTGGCAGACCGCGCATGTCATGAAGCGCCGCAGGGGATTCCTGGAAGGCGACGTGCGGGCAGACAACAACCGGGCCCGTCGCTATGTCGCGAAATACACCATCTGCCCGGCGGTGGCGCACGGCATGGATCACGAGATCGGTTCGGTGGAGGTCGGCAAACTGGCCGATCTGGTGTTGTGGGAGCCGGCCTTCTTCGGTGTCCGCCCGCACGCCGTCATCAAGGGCGGCATGATCGCCTGGGCGGCGATGGGTGATGCCAATGCCTCCATTCCGACCCCGCAACCGGTGCTGCCCCGGCCGATGTTCGGCGCCGCGCCCGCGGCCGCAGCGGCAACGTCGGTGCATTTCGTGGCACCGCAAGCGCTCGAGGACGGTCTGGCCGACCGGCTCGACGTCAAGCGAAGGTTGCTGGCGGTGGGCAACGTACGGCAGGTGGGCAAGGCCCAGATGCCGCTCAACGACGCCTTGCCGCGGATCGAGGTCGACTCCGATACTTTCACCGTCCGCATCGACGGCGAGGTATGGCAGGAGCAGCCCGCCACCGAACTGCCGATGGCGCAGCGTTACTTCTTGTTCTGA
- a CDS encoding urease subunit beta gives MYPGEIVFGDGDIGLSPGAPRTSLDVVNTGDRPVQVGSHVHLPQANSALEFDRDAAHGHRLDIPAGTAVRFEPGIAQHVSLVPLTGTREVYGLSLNPPGRLDAPQ, from the coding sequence ATGTACCCAGGTGAGATCGTCTTCGGTGACGGCGATATCGGCCTCAGTCCGGGCGCGCCGCGCACCTCGCTCGACGTGGTCAACACCGGTGACCGGCCGGTGCAGGTGGGCAGTCATGTGCACCTGCCGCAGGCGAACTCGGCTCTGGAATTCGATCGCGACGCCGCGCACGGGCACCGTCTCGACATCCCCGCCGGCACCGCGGTGCGCTTCGAACCCGGCATCGCCCAGCATGTTTCGCTGGTTCCGTTGACCGGGACGCGTGAGGTGTACGGGCTTTCGCTGAATCCACCGGGCAGATTGGATGCGCCACAGTGA
- a CDS encoding M56 family metallopeptidase codes for MSALAFSIVALVLVGPVPALLARASWPLRAPRAAIVLWQAIALAAVLAAFSAGIAIASRLFVPGPDGRPTATLTSEIAVLGWPLWALYVVVFALTLMIGARLIIAVVLVAIATRRRRAHHRMVVDLVGMSRDEVPTPARRPSGLRVLGVAQPMAYCLPGVRSRVVVSEGALTTLSESEISAILSHERAHLRARHDLVLEMFTAVHAAFPRFVRSGNALDAVRLLIELLADDAAVRVAGPTPLARALVACAGGRTPSGALAAGGPTTVVRVQRLCGEGNSLALAVAAYTAAAAILIIPTVALALPWLTELHRLFSH; via the coding sequence GTGTCCGCGCTGGCCTTCTCCATCGTCGCGCTGGTGCTCGTCGGTCCAGTTCCCGCGCTCCTCGCGCGCGCATCCTGGCCCCTACGCGCGCCGCGCGCCGCCATCGTGCTCTGGCAGGCCATCGCACTCGCCGCGGTGCTCGCGGCGTTCTCCGCCGGTATAGCGATCGCCAGCCGGCTGTTCGTCCCCGGTCCAGACGGCCGCCCCACCGCCACGCTGACCAGCGAAATCGCCGTGCTGGGCTGGCCGCTGTGGGCGCTGTACGTGGTGGTCTTCGCGCTCACCCTGATGATCGGCGCGCGGCTGATCATCGCCGTCGTGCTGGTGGCCATCGCCACCCGGCGCCGGCGCGCCCATCACCGCATGGTCGTCGACCTCGTCGGCATGTCACGCGACGAAGTGCCCACCCCCGCCCGTCGGCCCAGCGGACTGCGCGTCCTTGGCGTCGCCCAACCGATGGCCTACTGCCTGCCCGGCGTGCGCAGCCGCGTGGTGGTCAGCGAAGGCGCGCTGACCACGCTCTCGGAATCCGAGATCTCGGCAATCCTCAGCCACGAACGAGCCCACCTGCGAGCCCGCCACGATCTGGTGCTGGAGATGTTCACCGCCGTCCACGCCGCGTTTCCGCGGTTCGTCCGCAGCGGTAACGCCCTGGACGCCGTCCGGCTGCTCATCGAACTGCTCGCCGACGACGCCGCCGTCCGGGTCGCCGGCCCCACTCCCCTGGCCCGTGCGCTGGTCGCGTGCGCGGGCGGGCGCACCCCGTCCGGCGCGCTGGCCGCCGGCGGACCGACCACGGTGGTGCGCGTACAGCGGCTCTGCGGCGAGGGCAATAGTCTTGCCCTGGCAGTCGCGGCCTACACCGCAGCGGCTGCGATCCTGATCATTCCCACGGTGGCGCTGGCACTTCCCTGGCTCACCGAGCTGCACCGCTTGTTCAGTCACTAG
- a CDS encoding urease accessory protein UreF, whose product MLANSPSLRSPEPIPPSLRSPEPISPSLRSPSSLATLLTLADSRLPTGGHVHSGGIEEAITAGRVTGVSTLRAYLCRRIRSQGLVSASLAAAVHTGSLAVDAADTETDARTPSPASRAASRAQGRGLVRLAKRVWPEHDWQPVGIKPHLAVAAGAVGIAGGMAPEHTALSIVYTTMTGSATAAQRLLALDPADVAALTFELSALCEQTAALAVTELADLSDPLLDVLAEAHAVRERPLFVS is encoded by the coding sequence ATGCTTGCCAATTCCCCGTCGCTTCGCTCGCCCGAGCCGATTCCCCCGTCGCTTCGCTCGCCTGAGCCGATCTCCCCGTCGCTTCGCTCGCCCTCGTCCCTGGCGACACTTCTCACGCTGGCCGATTCCCGGCTACCCACCGGCGGTCACGTGCACTCCGGCGGCATCGAAGAGGCGATCACGGCGGGGCGGGTCACCGGCGTCAGCACGCTGCGGGCCTACCTCTGCCGCCGGATCCGCAGTCAGGGCCTGGTGAGTGCGTCCCTGGCGGCCGCGGTACACACCGGCAGTCTGGCGGTCGACGCCGCCGACACCGAAACCGATGCCCGCACACCGTCTCCGGCATCGCGGGCGGCATCGCGGGCGCAGGGGCGTGGGCTGGTGCGGCTGGCGAAACGGGTGTGGCCCGAACACGATTGGCAGCCCGTCGGCATCAAACCTCACCTCGCGGTGGCGGCGGGCGCGGTCGGTATCGCCGGCGGGATGGCGCCCGAACACACGGCGCTGTCGATCGTGTACACCACGATGACCGGGTCGGCCACGGCGGCGCAACGGCTGCTGGCGCTCGATCCCGCCGATGTCGCGGCACTGACTTTCGAGTTGTCCGCGCTGTGTGAGCAGACCGCCGCGCTGGCCGTCACGGAACTCGCCGACCTGTCCGATCCGTTGCTCGATGTGTTGGCCGAGGCCCACGCAGTGCGCGAGCGTCCCCTTTTTGTGTCCTGA
- a CDS encoding BlaI/MecI/CopY family transcriptional regulator yields MAKLTRLGELEREVMDHLWTSREPQTVRQVHEALAARRDLAYTTIMTVLQRLAKKNLVVQHRDDRAHRYAPTHGRDELVAGLMVDALDQVSDSGSREAALVHFVERVGADEADALRRALAELESKHRVVPPAGNSGTG; encoded by the coding sequence ATGGCCAAGTTGACGCGGCTCGGGGAACTCGAGCGCGAAGTGATGGACCACCTCTGGACCTCGCGCGAACCACAAACGGTGCGACAGGTCCACGAGGCTCTTGCTGCGCGCCGCGACCTCGCCTACACCACGATCATGACGGTCCTGCAGCGGCTGGCGAAGAAGAATCTCGTCGTCCAGCATCGCGATGACCGCGCCCACCGCTATGCCCCCACCCACGGCCGCGACGAGCTCGTCGCCGGACTGATGGTCGACGCACTCGACCAGGTCTCGGACTCCGGCAGCCGGGAGGCCGCTCTGGTGCATTTCGTCGAACGAGTGGGCGCGGACGAGGCCGACGCGCTGCGCCGCGCACTCGCCGAACTGGAATCCAAGCACCGGGTTGTCCCACCGGCTGGTAATTCGGGTACCGGCTGA
- a CDS encoding iron reductase, with translation MTVVVDDPLIARMSIRRALPLHESSRRLRELYPECPRVYGVAVMGDLSRRRWWPLVEVMTTDRLRTMFDAAVAETDSRAAVAQQLAATLSHVVIGRVVPLIALEGRAWDTGLENLWVHVDSEGAIDWVGVVDPTLRALPDDPHLTQRATVGTVRTTRDGIVALPSEAALTTWVAHRSHRALAPLFAKLYEVSGGAISIASMWNIVGAAVVGASTQVPLLAGSSELTSMCRGQAILDALVGFGLPVRGASRTAAGKVLLN, from the coding sequence ATGACGGTCGTGGTCGACGATCCGCTGATCGCACGCATGTCGATTAGGCGGGCACTGCCGCTACATGAGTCCAGCCGGCGGTTGCGGGAGCTCTATCCCGAATGCCCGCGGGTCTACGGCGTGGCGGTGATGGGTGATCTGTCCCGGCGGCGTTGGTGGCCGCTGGTCGAGGTGATGACCACCGACCGCCTGCGCACCATGTTCGACGCCGCGGTCGCCGAGACCGACAGCCGTGCCGCGGTCGCGCAGCAGCTGGCGGCGACGCTGTCCCATGTCGTGATAGGGCGGGTGGTGCCGTTGATCGCGCTGGAGGGTCGAGCGTGGGACACCGGGCTGGAGAACCTGTGGGTGCACGTCGATTCCGAGGGTGCCATCGACTGGGTCGGGGTGGTTGACCCGACGCTGCGCGCGCTGCCGGACGATCCGCATCTGACGCAACGCGCCACGGTCGGCACGGTGCGCACCACGCGCGACGGCATCGTCGCGCTGCCCAGTGAGGCGGCCCTGACGACCTGGGTGGCCCATCGCAGTCACCGGGCCCTGGCCCCGCTGTTCGCCAAGCTCTATGAGGTCAGTGGCGGCGCCATCTCGATCGCCTCGATGTGGAACATCGTGGGAGCGGCCGTCGTCGGCGCATCGACCCAGGTACCCCTGCTGGCCGGGTCCAGTGAGCTGACGAGCATGTGCCGCGGCCAGGCAATCCTCGACGCCTTGGTCGGGTTCGGCCTGCCGGTGCGCGGCGCCAGTAGAACTGCCGCAGGGAAGGTCTTGCTAAATTAG
- a CDS encoding PaaI family thioesterase — protein MTASLPPGLGAGFDSELGLQYLEVTPDGGRARLEITDKVKQPWGIVHGGVYCAIVESLASVSGHVWLAEHGGGTVVGVNNNTDFLRAIKSGTVTAVSTPIHRGRRQQLWLITITDEDDRTVARGQVRLQNIAE, from the coding sequence GTGACCGCATCTCTGCCTCCCGGCCTCGGCGCCGGCTTCGACAGCGAATTGGGACTGCAATACCTGGAGGTGACCCCCGACGGCGGACGCGCCCGTCTGGAGATCACCGACAAGGTGAAGCAGCCCTGGGGGATCGTCCACGGCGGCGTCTACTGCGCCATCGTGGAAAGCCTGGCCAGTGTCTCCGGACACGTCTGGCTTGCCGAGCACGGCGGCGGGACCGTCGTGGGTGTGAACAACAACACCGATTTCCTGCGTGCCATCAAATCCGGCACGGTGACGGCGGTTTCGACGCCGATCCACCGGGGCCGGCGGCAGCAGCTGTGGCTGATCACCATCACCGATGAGGATGACCGCACGGTGGCGCGCGGCCAGGTCCGGCTGCAGAACATCGCGGAATGA